A genomic stretch from Candidatus Thorarchaeota archaeon includes:
- the sat gene encoding sulfate adenylyltransferase, with translation MMQPPHGGTLVDRTVSEKESNRITENFDEYPTMKISKEIAQEIDNMAHGVFSPLDGFLKRSDFEMVLEHGRLANDVPWTIPIVFDVDEDTLGDTKEGDMVGLMYNGKPTATLEVEDIYGYDKSRFAESVFGTTDGRHPGVAKVMGLNDTLVGGRVRLLSDIGNPYPDFTLRPKETRILFDEKDWHTVVAFQTRNPPHLGHEYVQKTALSMIDGIFINPLIGKKKKGDFKDEVILQAYKTLMRNYYLQKYAVMAVLHTEMRYGGPREAIHHAIMRKNFGCTHFIVGRDHAGVGDFYGPFDAHYIFEEYPDLGISPICFESFFYCKECSSIANSKICPHDSDDHVIFSGTKIRGMLSEGVCPPDDMMRPEVADTILEFDEPFVK, from the coding sequence ATAATGCAACCGCCACACGGAGGAACACTCGTAGATCGGACCGTAAGCGAAAAGGAAAGCAATCGAATCACAGAGAACTTTGATGAGTATCCAACAATGAAGATATCAAAGGAGATTGCACAAGAGATCGACAACATGGCCCATGGGGTATTTAGTCCCCTAGACGGGTTCTTGAAGCGTTCAGACTTCGAAATGGTCTTGGAACATGGCCGTCTTGCAAATGATGTTCCCTGGACAATACCAATCGTATTCGATGTTGATGAAGACACGCTTGGAGATACGAAAGAGGGTGATATGGTCGGCTTGATGTACAATGGAAAGCCAACTGCAACTCTCGAAGTTGAAGATATCTACGGATATGATAAATCGAGATTCGCCGAATCTGTCTTTGGTACAACCGACGGTCGCCATCCGGGCGTAGCTAAAGTCATGGGTCTGAATGATACTCTGGTGGGCGGTCGTGTTCGACTGCTCAGTGATATTGGGAATCCTTACCCAGATTTCACCTTGCGTCCAAAGGAAACTCGGATTCTATTTGACGAGAAAGACTGGCATACTGTAGTGGCTTTCCAGACGCGGAATCCACCACATCTAGGACATGAGTACGTCCAGAAGACTGCTTTGTCCATGATTGATGGTATTTTCATCAATCCCCTCATAGGCAAGAAAAAGAAGGGAGATTTCAAGGATGAAGTTATTCTCCAAGCCTATAAGACGCTTATGAGGAACTATTACCTTCAGAAGTATGCAGTCATGGCTGTACTCCACACAGAGATGCGATATGGGGGCCCACGGGAGGCAATTCATCATGCAATCATGCGAAAGAATTTTGGTTGTACTCATTTCATAGTTGGTCGAGATCACGCTGGTGTGGGCGATTTCTACGGCCCATTTGACGCACACTACATTTTCGAGGAATACCCTGATTTGGGTATTTCACCAATTTGCTTCGAATCCTTCTTCTACTGCAAAGAGTGCAGCAGCATAGCGAATTCCAAGATTTGTCCCCATGATTCGGATGATCATGTGATATTCTCCGGAACAAAAATCCGAGGCATGCTGTCTGAAGGCGTTTGCCCCCCTGATGATATGATGCGCCCTGAGGTAGCTGACACAATACTAGAATTCGATGAACCCTTTGTGAAATGA
- a CDS encoding CopG family transcriptional regulator, protein MAKGKKRTGKFTSVSVPVPLFNKIENRIEGTGFTSVSSYVTYVLREIIANKEEEETENPFTEEDEKKVKDRLKALGYLD, encoded by the coding sequence ATGGCGAAGGGAAAAAAACGAACAGGAAAGTTCACATCGGTCTCAGTTCCAGTACCTCTTTTCAACAAGATTGAGAACCGGATTGAAGGAACAGGTTTCACATCAGTATCAAGCTATGTGACCTATGTGTTGCGAGAAATAATCGCAAACAAGGAAGAAGAAGAGACTGAGAATCCTTTTACAGAAGAGGATGAGAAGAAGGTCAAAGACAGATTGAAGGCGCTTGGTTATTTGGACTGA
- a CDS encoding SDR family oxidoreductase — MNLNDKVVIVTGAAQGIGRGIALEMADHGAKVAVSDIDDKVKNVADEITEGGHESISLLTDVSNMEQVEKMIQSVLDKWGKIDVLVNNAGIYPYKTLLAMEEDDWDKVIDVNLKGVFNCTKAALSALKKNGGSIVNIASIAGAVIGYRDLTHYSASKAGVVGFTRAAALELAPNEIRVNAIAPGAIETPTVNRTLTKELRAKTISSIPWGRMGTPEDIAKTVAFLASDASEYITGQVLVVDGGLTVQ, encoded by the coding sequence TTGAACTTGAATGATAAGGTTGTAATTGTAACAGGCGCCGCACAAGGCATTGGACGTGGAATCGCATTAGAGATGGCAGATCATGGAGCGAAGGTTGCTGTTAGTGATATAGATGACAAAGTCAAGAATGTTGCTGATGAAATCACGGAGGGGGGTCACGAATCTATTTCATTACTGACCGACGTTTCTAATATGGAACAGGTTGAAAAAATGATTCAATCTGTTCTGGATAAATGGGGCAAAATAGATGTCTTGGTCAATAATGCTGGAATTTACCCGTACAAGACCCTATTGGCGATGGAAGAAGATGATTGGGACAAAGTAATAGACGTAAATCTGAAGGGTGTTTTCAATTGTACCAAGGCAGCGCTTTCAGCACTAAAGAAGAATGGTGGAAGCATAGTCAACATAGCATCAATTGCTGGGGCTGTAATCGGCTATCGCGATCTGACTCATTATAGTGCTTCAAAGGCTGGCGTGGTAGGCTTCACGAGAGCCGCTGCATTAGAACTTGCTCCCAATGAGATTCGAGTGAATGCCATTGCTCCTGGAGCTATCGAAACGCCAACTGTCAATAGGACCCTGACAAAAGAGCTCCGTGCAAAGACCATCAGTTCTATTCCATGGGGCCGAATGGGAACTCCCGAAGACATAGCAAAAACTGTGGCTTTTTTGGCATCAGATGCTTCTGAGTATATCACCGGCCAAGTCTTGGTTGTAGATGGCGGCTTAACAGTTCAATAG
- the cysC gene encoding adenylyl-sulfate kinase, translating to MENGFCIWLTGFSGSGKTTIAEKLVEHFKGSRYIETMDGDELRQGLSRDLGFSKEDRNEHNHRVIFCTKLLARNGVIVVVALISPYRETRAYAKEEIPNMMEVFVNAPIDICIERDPKGLYEQALAGEIKNFTGIDDPYEKPLDPDVTVDTHEETVEESVNKILDKARELGYLSGD from the coding sequence ATGGAAAATGGATTTTGTATTTGGCTGACAGGTTTCTCAGGTTCAGGAAAGACGACGATAGCTGAAAAACTAGTTGAACACTTCAAGGGATCCCGCTACATCGAAACGATGGATGGGGATGAACTTCGACAAGGTTTGAGCAGAGACCTTGGTTTCTCGAAGGAGGACAGAAATGAGCACAATCACAGAGTTATATTCTGTACCAAACTACTGGCACGGAATGGTGTTATTGTTGTTGTTGCTCTGATTTCTCCATACCGGGAGACCAGAGCGTACGCAAAAGAAGAAATCCCCAATATGATGGAGGTCTTTGTTAACGCCCCAATTGATATCTGCATTGAGAGGGACCCCAAGGGGCTTTATGAACAGGCACTTGCGGGTGAAATCAAGAATTTCACGGGTATTGACGACCCCTACGAAAAACCCCTTGATCCTGATGTTACGGTCGACACTCATGAGGAGACAGTTGAAGAGTCCGTCAACAAAATCCTTGATAAGGCAAGGGAACTCGGATATCTATCCGGGGATTGA
- a CDS encoding alkaline phosphatase family protein, with the protein MRKAVLLGWDGVPPNLVFDDLAEVMPNLSQLTTHSNYGALRSTKPPITIPAWMCMATGCDPGQLGLYGFRHREPGNYKDVWIPDSNKIEPKKLWDFVGEKHGKVIVIGMPPSYPPPKVNGCLVSGFLAPGTDKTYTYPESLMEEIEDIVGEYSLDVFYRTEEKEELYTNLIDMVKKRHKLTKYLMKEKPWDLFVLMEVGSDRLHHGFWRFYDKEHHKYEPGNEYESKFVDFYKLLDEQLGELLEIMPDDTLFVLTSDHGAKGRKGAFCINQWLEKKGLLSLKKQPTEPQSLEDLDIDWKNTKAWGWGGYYSRIFVNVEGYEERGTVPPHEYERFRTNLAKKLLKIKGPNGEDWKNIVDKPEDIYEECIGDYPDLMVYFDDLCWRGSSSMGHESMYFYGSATGPDDAVHDWDGIYVTRFPGQTEAARKSQDILDIAPTILEFMGLETKDYMTGQAIRRQ; encoded by the coding sequence ATGCGGAAAGCTGTGCTTCTTGGCTGGGATGGTGTTCCACCAAATCTGGTGTTCGATGATTTGGCAGAAGTGATGCCGAATCTCTCCCAGCTTACTACGCACAGCAACTATGGCGCTCTTAGAAGCACAAAACCGCCTATCACGATACCAGCTTGGATGTGCATGGCAACTGGCTGTGATCCTGGCCAACTAGGCTTGTATGGTTTCAGGCACAGGGAACCCGGCAATTACAAGGATGTATGGATCCCCGATTCCAACAAGATAGAACCGAAGAAACTTTGGGATTTCGTTGGAGAGAAACACGGCAAAGTAATTGTAATCGGTATGCCTCCGTCTTATCCCCCTCCAAAAGTGAATGGATGCCTAGTCTCTGGTTTCTTGGCTCCTGGAACCGATAAGACCTACACGTATCCTGAGTCACTTATGGAAGAAATAGAGGATATCGTCGGAGAATACTCGCTTGATGTTTTCTATCGAACTGAAGAGAAAGAGGAGCTGTATACGAACCTGATAGACATGGTCAAGAAACGGCACAAGCTGACCAAATACTTGATGAAAGAAAAACCGTGGGATCTTTTCGTCTTGATGGAGGTTGGCTCTGATAGACTACATCATGGTTTTTGGCGATTTTATGATAAAGAGCATCACAAATACGAACCAGGAAACGAGTATGAATCGAAGTTTGTTGATTTCTACAAACTACTAGACGAACAACTTGGTGAACTACTTGAAATCATGCCTGATGACACACTGTTTGTACTGACGTCGGACCATGGAGCAAAGGGACGGAAGGGGGCTTTCTGTATCAATCAATGGTTGGAGAAAAAGGGTCTTTTATCATTGAAGAAGCAGCCAACTGAGCCACAGTCTCTTGAAGATTTGGACATAGACTGGAAGAACACGAAGGCTTGGGGGTGGGGCGGATATTACTCTCGAATCTTTGTAAATGTGGAAGGGTACGAAGAGCGGGGCACAGTTCCGCCGCACGAGTATGAACGTTTTCGCACGAATCTTGCAAAGAAACTACTGAAGATTAAGGGCCCCAATGGTGAAGACTGGAAGAACATCGTAGACAAACCCGAGGATATCTACGAAGAATGCATAGGGGATTATCCTGATTTGATGGTTTACTTCGATGATCTCTGCTGGAGAGGATCAAGCAGTATGGGTCACGAATCTATGTACTTCTATGGAAGCGCTACTGGCCCAGATGATGCCGTCCACGATTGGGACGGAATTTACGTTACACGATTTCCCGGCCAAACTGAAGCTGCTAGGAAATCACAGGATATCTTAGACATAGCCCCAACGATTCTAGAGTTCATGGGGCTTGAAACTAAAGACTACATGACAGGACAAGCGATTAGGAGACAATGA
- the pyk gene encoding pyruvate kinase, with protein sequence MQEQNTRSKIVCTIGPASKSREVLHKMVDAGMDVARINLSHEDHSSAKETFKLIRSVDDTVGILFDLQGPKIRIGEMEEEVELDEGDEFILSTEDFVGNRQRVSISHEELPEDVKKGDTIAINDGIVNLVVQEIRDNEVVTKVTNGGPISSRKGVNIPGIKLSCSMPTEKDLRDIDLAAELEPDFLALSFVRDADEVRKVNEILEGNGLGDIDVISKIEHTLAVQNYDEILEESHGVMIARGDLGIEVPIEEVPVLQRELIRQANKWARPSIVATHMLESMTHERLPTRAEVSDVAHAIFDRADAVMLSGETAIGRNPPKTVEMMNRIISRAEKQITPVNPLDITSEKRMIVEIIGNLVYNAVALIPENVCGIVSATRSGFTARWISKFRPPTDIYAVTRDPAVIRRMRLLWGVHPVQYKQDLDNVDDLVQQAVRRVHSEGLVSEDKDVVFTSGIRHIPHRTNVCGVFHVSDLI encoded by the coding sequence ATGCAAGAGCAAAATACACGTTCTAAGATAGTTTGCACCATTGGACCAGCATCCAAGTCACGAGAAGTCCTTCATAAAATGGTAGACGCCGGAATGGATGTAGCAAGAATCAACCTATCGCATGAGGATCATTCATCAGCCAAAGAAACTTTCAAACTGATTCGTTCAGTAGATGATACAGTAGGAATACTCTTTGACCTTCAGGGACCGAAAATACGAATCGGTGAAATGGAGGAAGAAGTAGAGCTCGATGAAGGTGACGAATTCATCCTTTCAACCGAAGACTTCGTTGGAAACCGTCAAAGGGTGTCCATTTCCCACGAAGAGCTGCCTGAGGATGTCAAAAAAGGCGATACTATTGCCATTAACGACGGCATAGTCAATCTCGTAGTTCAAGAAATTCGAGACAACGAAGTAGTCACCAAGGTTACCAATGGTGGACCCATATCGAGCAGAAAGGGCGTGAACATTCCGGGCATTAAATTATCCTGCAGTATGCCAACAGAAAAGGATCTCAGGGATATTGACTTAGCCGCGGAGCTAGAACCAGATTTTCTGGCGCTCTCTTTCGTCCGCGATGCAGATGAAGTGCGCAAGGTCAATGAAATCTTGGAAGGAAACGGGCTCGGAGATATAGATGTTATCAGCAAAATCGAGCACACATTGGCCGTACAGAATTACGACGAAATCCTCGAAGAATCACATGGAGTAATGATAGCACGAGGCGATCTTGGAATCGAGGTGCCTATCGAGGAAGTACCTGTGCTTCAGAGAGAACTCATACGCCAAGCGAATAAGTGGGCACGACCCAGTATCGTTGCAACACATATGCTGGAGTCTATGACCCATGAGAGATTACCCACCCGTGCAGAAGTGAGCGATGTTGCTCACGCAATTTTCGACAGGGCAGATGCAGTGATGCTGAGCGGGGAGACAGCCATTGGCAGAAACCCACCGAAGACAGTTGAAATGATGAACAGAATCATCAGTCGAGCAGAGAAGCAGATAACACCAGTAAATCCGTTAGACATCACATCAGAAAAGCGTATGATAGTTGAAATTATTGGAAATCTGGTCTATAATGCGGTAGCGCTTATTCCAGAGAATGTTTGTGGAATAGTAAGCGCAACCAGAAGTGGATTTACCGCCAGATGGATTTCAAAATTTAGGCCACCAACAGACATCTATGCTGTGACAAGAGATCCCGCCGTTATTAGACGAATGAGATTACTGTGGGGAGTGCACCCGGTACAGTATAAGCAGGACCTCGACAACGTTGACGATTTGGTACAGCAAGCTGTCCGCAGAGTGCATAGCGAAGGTTTAGTCAGCGAAGACAAAGATGTAGTATTCACCTCAGGTATCAGACATATCCCGCACAGAACAAATGTATGTGGTGTCTTCCACGTATCCGATCTAATCTGA